One genomic region from Gemmatimonadaceae bacterium encodes:
- the ppsA gene encoding phosphoenolpyruvate synthase produces the protein MTAPTPYVIPFDQLRMTDVDKVGGKNASLGEMISQLAAMGVRVPGGFATTAAAFRDFLAHQGLAGRIEKALNALDVDDVVTLARTGAQIRRWVMDTPIPPALEAQLKARYDELAAGAGGDVTFAVRSSATAEDLPDASFAGQQESFLNIHGYENILAALHEVFASLYNDRAIAYRVHKGFAHADVALSAGVQRMVRSDEGASGVMFTLDTESGFPDVVFITSSYGLGETVVQGAVNPDEFYVHKPTLALGKPSVVRRGLGSKLIKMVFTGSKEAGKSTVTVDVPEADRHRFSLSDADVLELARFAVIIEKHYGRPMDIEWGKDGLDGKLYILQARPETVKSHAGRSTEKFRLKQHGKVLASGRAIGQKIGVGAVRLVKNASQMDRVKDGDVLVTDMTDPNWEPVMKRAAAIVTNRGGRTCHAAIVARELGIPAIVGCGDATATLAEDEHVTVSCAEGDTGYVYRGALDFEVTRSDVAELPHLPAKIMMNVGNPELAFEFAQIPNGGVGLARLEFVINNVIGIHPKAILDVDRARASLREEILRRSRGYASPEAFFVDKLVEGVATIGAAFYPKPVIVRLSDFKSNEYRKLLGGELYEPEEENPMLGFRGASRYVAESFRDCFALECRAMKRVRDELGLTNVEIMIPFVRTVSEAKRVVELLAEHGLTRGENGLRLIMMCEIPSNALLAEQFLAYFDGFSIGSNDLTQLTLGLDRDSGLVAQGFDERDPAVKMLLSMAISTCNRLGKYIGICGQGPSDHADFAKWLMDEGIQTISLNPDTVVETWMRLGGT, from the coding sequence ATGACCGCACCGACTCCATACGTGATCCCGTTCGACCAGCTCCGCATGACCGATGTGGACAAGGTGGGCGGCAAGAACGCATCGCTCGGCGAGATGATCAGCCAGTTGGCGGCAATGGGAGTGCGCGTGCCCGGCGGCTTCGCCACGACCGCCGCCGCCTTCCGCGATTTTCTGGCGCATCAGGGGCTGGCCGGCCGCATCGAGAAGGCGCTGAACGCGCTCGACGTGGACGACGTGGTCACGCTCGCCAGGACCGGCGCCCAGATCCGTCGTTGGGTCATGGACACGCCCATCCCGCCGGCGCTCGAAGCGCAGCTCAAGGCCCGCTACGACGAGCTCGCCGCCGGCGCCGGCGGCGACGTCACGTTCGCCGTGCGGTCCTCGGCTACCGCCGAAGACCTTCCCGACGCCTCGTTCGCCGGCCAGCAGGAGAGCTTCCTCAACATCCACGGGTACGAGAACATCCTCGCCGCGCTCCACGAGGTGTTCGCGTCGCTGTACAACGATCGCGCCATCGCCTACCGCGTGCACAAGGGATTCGCGCACGCCGACGTGGCGCTGTCGGCGGGCGTGCAGCGCATGGTGCGGTCGGACGAGGGCGCGTCGGGCGTGATGTTCACGCTCGACACCGAGTCGGGCTTTCCCGACGTCGTGTTCATCACGTCGAGCTACGGACTGGGCGAGACGGTGGTGCAGGGCGCCGTGAACCCCGACGAATTCTACGTCCACAAGCCGACGCTCGCGCTCGGCAAGCCGTCGGTGGTGCGCCGCGGCCTCGGCTCCAAGCTCATCAAGATGGTGTTCACGGGCAGCAAGGAGGCCGGCAAGAGCACGGTCACCGTGGACGTGCCGGAGGCCGACCGCCATCGCTTCTCGCTCAGCGACGCCGACGTGCTCGAACTGGCGCGGTTTGCCGTGATCATCGAGAAGCACTACGGCCGCCCCATGGACATCGAATGGGGCAAGGACGGGCTGGACGGCAAGCTGTACATCCTGCAGGCGCGTCCCGAGACCGTGAAGTCGCACGCCGGCCGGTCCACGGAGAAGTTCCGGCTCAAGCAGCACGGCAAGGTGCTGGCCAGCGGGCGGGCCATCGGCCAGAAGATCGGCGTCGGGGCCGTGCGCCTGGTGAAGAACGCCAGCCAGATGGACCGCGTGAAGGACGGCGACGTCCTCGTGACCGACATGACCGATCCCAACTGGGAGCCGGTGATGAAGCGCGCCGCGGCGATCGTCACCAATCGCGGCGGGCGCACCTGCCACGCCGCCATCGTGGCGCGCGAGTTGGGCATCCCGGCCATCGTCGGCTGCGGCGACGCCACCGCCACGCTCGCCGAGGACGAGCACGTCACCGTGAGCTGCGCCGAGGGCGACACCGGATACGTCTATCGCGGCGCGCTCGACTTCGAGGTCACGCGGAGCGACGTGGCGGAACTGCCGCACCTGCCGGCCAAGATCATGATGAACGTGGGCAATCCCGAACTGGCGTTCGAATTCGCGCAGATTCCCAATGGCGGCGTGGGGCTGGCGCGGCTGGAGTTCGTGATCAACAACGTGATCGGCATCCACCCCAAGGCCATCCTCGACGTGGACCGCGCGCGCGCCAGCCTGCGCGAGGAGATCCTCCGGCGCTCCCGGGGCTACGCCAGCCCCGAGGCGTTCTTCGTGGACAAGCTGGTCGAGGGCGTGGCCACCATCGGCGCCGCGTTCTATCCCAAGCCGGTGATCGTGCGGCTGTCGGACTTCAAGTCCAACGAGTACCGCAAGCTGTTGGGCGGCGAGCTGTACGAGCCCGAGGAGGAGAATCCCATGCTCGGCTTTCGCGGCGCGTCGCGCTACGTGGCCGAGAGTTTCCGGGACTGCTTCGCGCTGGAGTGCCGCGCCATGAAGCGCGTGCGCGACGAGCTGGGGCTCACGAACGTGGAGATCATGATCCCGTTCGTGCGCACGGTGAGCGAGGCCAAGCGGGTGGTGGAGCTGCTGGCCGAGCACGGGCTCACGCGCGGCGAGAACGGGCTGCGCCTGATCATGATGTGCGAGATCCCGTCCAATGCGCTCCTCGCCGAGCAGTTCCTGGCGTACTTCGACGGATTCTCCATCGGGTCCAACGATCTCACCCAACTCACGCTGGGGCTCGATCGCGATTCGGGGCTCGTGGCGCAGGGGTTCGACGAGCGCGATCCGGCGGTGAAGATGCTGTTGTCGATGGCGATCTCCACGTGCAATCGCCTCGGCAAATACATCGGCATCTGCGGCCAGGGGCCCTCGGACCACGCCGATTTCGCCAAGTGGCTGATGGACGAGGGGATTCAGACCATCTCGCTGAATCCGGATACGGTGGTGGAGACGTGGATGCGGCTGGGGGGAACGTAG
- a CDS encoding pyruvate, water dikinase regulatory protein produces the protein MTATRTVFFISDGTGITAESLGHSLLSQFEGIAFRQVRIPFVDSVEKARDCVVRIREARDAGGARPVVISTLVNPDVASALREADALVLDFFETFIAPLESEFSVRSSHAIGKSRKVATSSDYTARIEAVNFALAHDDGVSSADLEQADIILVGVSRSGKTPTSLYLALQFSVRAANYPLIPEDFERNKLPDDLERHRGKLFGLSISPDRLAKIREARRPDSTYAALDNCRYEVEAAQHLMRRHGIRWFDSTTKSIEEIAAVIMQTAKLERIAY, from the coding sequence ATGACCGCCACCAGGACTGTCTTCTTCATCTCGGACGGCACCGGCATCACCGCCGAGTCGCTGGGCCACAGCCTGCTTTCCCAGTTCGAGGGGATCGCGTTCCGGCAGGTGCGCATCCCGTTCGTGGATTCCGTAGAAAAAGCTCGGGATTGCGTGGTCCGGATCCGGGAGGCGCGGGACGCCGGCGGCGCGCGGCCGGTGGTGATCTCGACGCTGGTGAACCCCGACGTGGCGAGCGCCCTCCGCGAGGCGGATGCGCTGGTGCTCGACTTCTTCGAAACGTTCATCGCGCCGCTCGAGTCGGAATTCAGCGTTCGGTCGTCGCATGCCATCGGCAAGTCCCGCAAGGTGGCTACCAGTAGCGACTACACGGCCCGCATCGAGGCGGTGAACTTTGCCCTGGCGCACGACGACGGGGTATCGAGCGCCGATCTGGAGCAGGCGGACATCATCCTGGTGGGGGTATCGCGGAGCGGGAAGACGCCCACGAGCCTGTATCTGGCGCTCCAGTTCAGCGTAAGGGCAGCCAACTATCCGCTGATCCCCGAGGATTTCGAGCGCAACAAGCTGCCCGACGATCTGGAGCGGCACCGCGGCAAGCTGTTCGGACTCTCCATCAGCCCCGACCGGCTGGCCAAGATCCGCGAGGCGCGGCGTCCCGACAGCACGTACGCCGCACTGGACAACTGCCGTTACGAGGTGGAGGCGGCGCAGCACCTCATGCGACGCCACGGCATCCGGTGGTTCGATTCGACGACCAAGTCGATCGAGGAGATCGCGGCGGTGATCATGCAGACGGCGAAGTTGGAGCGCATCGCGTACTGA
- a CDS encoding ATP-binding cassette domain-containing protein — MAERPPRRVARLLGGGRRALAFIVPLALLEAALDGALTLSYRFLIDRAIVPANRQALVTILAALAVTVAGAASLALWRDRLYVRWVARAVSTVRRAIFDHAQRLPISYYTSHAPSDVLGRLSSDVAWLEAWLIGAVNTLLLPGLSVLVGMALLVYLLPWQLALAAILVWPLALIGPRLIAPRAGAAAYEQKARDTALLAVAEETLAAHRVVKVYDLHAAAGARFGRALEALSGTIVRAGTLATLVERTTVISIYVVQVGAIAVAGFLAYGRQISLGSFIAFITVFWSLGWSIVVLARSAPSLVAAASSMRRIDELLAEPEDAADQAGGREAAPLRDAIAFEDVTFAYAGRPPVLHGASLRIPRGEFVAIVGASGSGKSSVLNLLARFYEPLGGRVTLDGVDAREFTARSLRAQMGFVLQDSVLFKATVRENIRLGRPDATDAEVEAAARAAEMHDAIAALPDGYDTVISGASLSGGQRQRLAIARALVRDPAILVLDEATAALDPVTESAVNATLLRAGRGRTTVAVTHRLGSVTHADTILVLRDGRVAERGTHEQLLAREGTYAEMWRRQQGITVSGDGASAAVGAQRLRESPMLRPLADQLGTLATRFVAQRAPAGQVVVRQGDAGDRFYLIVRGQAQVSRVEPGGETVELGRLGEGDEFGEMALLRDAPRNATVTARTDCLFLTLSRPDFLALLDSQPEARAHVEAVARQRQ, encoded by the coding sequence GTGGCTGAACGGCCGCCGCGCCGCGTGGCGCGCCTGCTGGGCGGCGGGCGCCGGGCGCTGGCGTTCATCGTTCCGCTGGCGCTCCTCGAGGCGGCGCTCGACGGCGCGCTCACGCTCAGCTACCGGTTCCTGATCGACCGGGCCATCGTTCCCGCCAACCGGCAGGCGCTGGTGACGATTCTCGCGGCGCTGGCCGTCACCGTGGCCGGCGCCGCGTCGCTCGCGCTCTGGCGGGATCGCCTGTACGTGCGCTGGGTGGCGCGGGCCGTGAGCACGGTGCGCCGCGCGATCTTCGACCACGCGCAGCGGCTGCCCATCTCGTATTACACGTCGCACGCGCCCAGCGACGTGCTGGGCCGCCTGTCGTCCGACGTCGCCTGGCTCGAAGCGTGGCTCATCGGCGCCGTGAACACGCTGCTCCTCCCCGGGCTGAGCGTGCTCGTGGGCATGGCGCTGCTGGTCTATCTCCTGCCCTGGCAGCTGGCGCTGGCGGCGATCCTCGTCTGGCCGCTGGCGCTGATCGGCCCGCGCCTCATCGCGCCGCGCGCCGGCGCCGCCGCCTACGAGCAGAAGGCGCGCGACACGGCGCTGCTGGCGGTGGCCGAGGAGACGCTCGCGGCCCACCGCGTGGTGAAGGTGTACGACCTGCACGCCGCGGCCGGCGCGCGGTTCGGCCGCGCGCTGGAGGCGCTCTCCGGCACGATCGTGCGCGCCGGCACGCTCGCCACGCTCGTCGAGCGCACCACCGTCATCAGCATCTACGTCGTGCAGGTGGGCGCGATCGCCGTGGCCGGGTTCCTCGCCTATGGCCGCCAGATCAGCCTCGGGTCGTTCATCGCGTTCATCACGGTCTTCTGGAGCCTCGGCTGGTCCATCGTCGTGCTGGCGCGTTCGGCGCCGAGCCTCGTGGCGGCGGCGTCGTCCATGCGGCGCATCGACGAGTTGCTCGCCGAGCCCGAAGACGCGGCCGATCAGGCCGGCGGGCGCGAGGCCGCGCCGCTGCGCGACGCCATCGCGTTCGAGGACGTGACGTTCGCCTACGCGGGCCGGCCGCCGGTGCTCCACGGCGCGTCGCTGCGCATCCCGCGGGGAGAGTTCGTGGCGATCGTGGGCGCCAGCGGCTCCGGCAAGAGTTCGGTGCTCAACCTGCTCGCGCGGTTCTACGAGCCGTTGGGCGGGCGAGTCACGCTGGACGGCGTGGACGCGCGGGAGTTCACCGCCCGCAGCCTGCGCGCCCAGATGGGATTCGTGCTCCAGGACAGCGTGCTGTTCAAGGCGACGGTGCGCGAGAACATCCGCCTCGGCCGGCCCGACGCGACCGACGCGGAGGTGGAGGCCGCGGCCCGCGCCGCCGAGATGCACGACGCCATCGCCGCGCTGCCGGATGGATACGACACGGTGATCAGCGGCGCGTCGCTGTCGGGCGGGCAGCGCCAGCGCCTGGCAATCGCCCGCGCGCTGGTGCGCGATCCGGCCATTCTCGTGCTCGACGAGGCCACCGCGGCGCTCGATCCGGTGACCGAGTCGGCGGTGAACGCCACCCTGCTGCGGGCCGGCCGGGGGCGCACCACGGTGGCCGTGACGCACCGGCTCGGCTCCGTCACCCACGCCGACACGATTCTCGTGCTGCGGGACGGGCGCGTGGCGGAGCGCGGGACGCACGAGCAGCTGCTCGCGCGCGAGGGGACGTACGCCGAGATGTGGCGGCGGCAGCAGGGCATCACCGTGAGCGGCGACGGCGCCAGCGCCGCGGTGGGGGCGCAGCGGCTCAGGGAGAGTCCGATGCTGCGCCCGCTCGCCGATCAGCTCGGCACCCTGGCCACGCGGTTCGTGGCCCAGCGTGCGCCAGCGGGGCAGGTGGTGGTGCGTCAGGGCGATGCCGGCGACAGGTTCTACCTCATCGTGCGCGGCCAGGCGCAGGTGAGTCGCGTGGAGCCGGGCGGCGAGACGGTGGAACTCGGGCGCCTGGGCGAGGGCGATGAATTCGGCGAGATGGCCCTGCTCCGCGACGCCCCGCGCAATGCGACGGTCACCGCCCGCACCGACTGCCTCTTCCTCACGCTCTCACGGCCGGACTTCCTGGCCCTGCTCGACAGCCAGCCGGAGGCGCGGGCGCACGTGGAAGCGGTAGCGAGACAACGACAGTAG
- a CDS encoding class I SAM-dependent methyltransferase yields MNLDWPSPDDQLGAVYASYAPVYDTLFEDSLADAAFYLRAAADRLSPGDTILELGVGTGRLTEQFLAAGYRVVGVDASADMLERARVRLAPYGDRCRLVHGDMRTMQLADRHRMVVAPFGTVAHLLTDADRSRTFRAVHEHLAPGGVFIFDDLPGWLAGPAAGTTLDVRTVSRDPSTGQRVRLQTNLFDASDAPVSVRYDFIDWLEPDDRVARRVVVRVVFRNIPLDDELALLAGAGFTRIDVHGDFAGTPLDRLRPTANARLVVHCFRTGG; encoded by the coding sequence ATGAACCTCGACTGGCCCAGCCCCGACGACCAACTCGGCGCCGTCTACGCCAGCTACGCCCCGGTCTACGACACGCTGTTCGAGGATTCGCTCGCCGATGCGGCGTTCTACCTCCGGGCCGCCGCCGACCGGCTGTCGCCGGGCGACACGATTCTCGAACTCGGCGTGGGCACCGGGCGCCTCACCGAACAGTTCCTCGCCGCCGGCTATCGCGTGGTGGGCGTGGATGCCAGCGCCGACATGCTGGAGCGCGCCCGGGTCCGGCTGGCCCCGTACGGCGACCGCTGCCGCCTCGTGCACGGCGACATGCGCACCATGCAGCTGGCCGATCGACATCGCATGGTCGTGGCGCCGTTCGGCACCGTGGCCCACCTGCTCACCGACGCCGACCGGTCGCGCACCTTTCGCGCGGTCCACGAACACCTCGCGCCGGGCGGGGTGTTCATCTTCGACGACCTGCCGGGCTGGCTGGCCGGCCCGGCGGCGGGCACGACGCTCGACGTCCGTACCGTGAGCCGCGATCCGTCCACCGGCCAGCGCGTTCGCCTGCAGACCAACCTCTTCGATGCGTCGGATGCGCCGGTGAGCGTGCGCTACGACTTCATCGACTGGCTGGAGCCCGACGATCGCGTGGCGCGACGCGTCGTGGTGCGCGTGGTCTTCCGCAACATCCCGCTCGACGACGAACTCGCGCTCCTCGCCGGCGCGGGGTTCACGCGCATCGACGTGCACGGCGACTTCGCGGGCACGCCGCTCGACCGCCTGCGGCCCACGGCCAACGCGCGGCTCGTCGTGCACTGCTTCCGCACCGGTGGCTGA
- a CDS encoding amidohydrolase family protein has product MLTTRTLRLARAARSLAAAVPLVLAAGAVPAAAQRPTLSPNVMQFVSVDTSVVALTHVRVIDGTGAPVRENQTVIIREGNIAAVGDAGSVAVPDGAQVLDLTGKTVIPGLVMMHEHLFYPTGPGVYGNEYVSFSRLYLAGGVTSMRTTGNVGGYGDLNWAASIKAGEQPGPWIDATAPYLQGPGSGFTQMYALKNAADARRYVDFWADAGATSFKAYMNITRAELKAAVAEVHKRGLKITGHLCSVTYREAAALGIDDLEHGFFVSTDFVHDKQPDLCPGQAKGMAALAAVDPNGAPFKALVADLVKHHVAMTSTLTVFETFTPGQPMPPGLDVLDPILQAQFAQRYAATQKNTNSIYPGLFAKDRAMELAFARAGGLLIAGTDPTGGGGVVPGYSDQRQVELLVGSGFTPLEAIRICTLNGATYLGRANRIGSIAAGKQADLVVIDGNPAANIDDIAKVQLVFKQGVGYDPAKLIASVKGRAGLY; this is encoded by the coding sequence ATGCTGACTACCAGAACGCTCCGCCTCGCCCGCGCCGCGCGCTCGCTCGCCGCCGCGGTGCCTCTCGTCCTCGCGGCCGGCGCGGTGCCGGCCGCCGCCCAGCGCCCCACGCTCTCGCCCAACGTGATGCAGTTCGTGAGCGTCGACACCAGCGTCGTCGCGCTCACGCACGTGCGGGTCATCGACGGCACGGGCGCGCCGGTGCGCGAGAATCAGACCGTGATCATCCGCGAGGGCAACATCGCCGCCGTCGGCGACGCCGGCTCCGTGGCCGTGCCCGACGGCGCCCAGGTGCTCGATCTCACCGGAAAGACCGTGATCCCGGGCCTCGTGATGATGCACGAACACCTGTTCTATCCCACCGGCCCGGGCGTGTACGGCAACGAGTACGTGAGCTTCTCGCGGCTCTACCTGGCCGGCGGCGTCACGTCCATGCGCACCACGGGCAACGTGGGCGGCTATGGCGATCTCAACTGGGCCGCCTCGATCAAGGCGGGCGAGCAGCCCGGGCCGTGGATCGACGCCACGGCGCCCTATCTGCAGGGCCCGGGCTCTGGCTTCACGCAGATGTACGCCCTCAAGAACGCCGCCGACGCGCGCCGGTACGTGGACTTCTGGGCCGACGCCGGCGCCACGTCGTTCAAGGCGTACATGAACATCACGCGCGCCGAGCTGAAGGCGGCCGTGGCCGAGGTGCACAAGCGCGGGCTCAAGATCACGGGCCACCTCTGCTCGGTGACGTATCGCGAGGCCGCGGCGCTGGGCATCGACGATCTGGAGCACGGGTTCTTCGTCTCCACCGACTTCGTGCACGACAAGCAGCCGGATCTCTGCCCGGGCCAGGCCAAGGGCATGGCGGCGCTCGCCGCCGTCGATCCGAACGGCGCCCCATTCAAGGCGCTCGTGGCGGACCTCGTGAAGCACCACGTGGCGATGACGTCCACGCTCACCGTGTTCGAGACGTTCACGCCCGGCCAGCCGATGCCGCCCGGGCTCGACGTGCTCGATCCGATTCTCCAGGCGCAGTTCGCGCAGCGGTACGCCGCCACGCAGAAGAACACGAATTCCATCTACCCGGGTCTGTTCGCCAAGGATCGGGCCATGGAACTGGCGTTCGCCCGGGCCGGCGGACTGCTCATCGCCGGCACCGATCCCACGGGCGGCGGCGGCGTGGTTCCGGGCTACTCCGACCAGCGCCAGGTGGAGCTGCTCGTGGGCAGCGGCTTCACCCCGCTCGAGGCGATCAGGATCTGCACGCTGAACGGCGCGACGTATCTGGGCCGCGCCAACCGCATCGGGTCCATCGCCGCCGGCAAGCAGGCCGACCTCGTCGTCATCGACGGCAACCCGGCGGCGAACATCGACGACATCGCCAAGGTGCAGCTCGTGTTCAAGCAGGGCGTGGGGTACGACCCGGCCAAGCTCATCGCATCGGTGAAGGGCAGGGCAGGACTCTACTAG
- a CDS encoding alpha/beta fold hydrolase — protein MLAHRRFLVPALLALAAAPALAQQRPDPADVRDFVIRNFKTESGVVLPAARIVYGTYGHLDAARDNAVLLPSYYMGDHRGYEWLIGQGRALDTTRLFLVVTELFGNGHSSSPSNTPEPYHGPRFPVTTIRDNVEAVHRLLTEELKITHVRAVIGFSMGAQQAFQWAVSYPDFADRVVATSGTAKTYGHGIVRLEGQIAAITADQTFHGGDYTTEPEKGLEAFGLVWAGWLYSQEWWRRELWRTNSPPGTTFAQVLENFRTHFLPGADANDVILQARTWERHDVGNTPGFGGSVEAALRSIKVPFLYMPSATDLYFPVGDARYEAQFMRTVSLVPIPSLWGHPAGAGASPADLKFLNDKIGRFLAGETVTAGPER, from the coding sequence ATGCTCGCCCATCGTCGTTTCCTGGTGCCCGCCCTCCTCGCTCTGGCCGCGGCGCCGGCCCTCGCCCAGCAGCGCCCCGACCCCGCCGACGTCCGCGACTTCGTGATCCGGAATTTCAAGACGGAGAGCGGCGTCGTGCTGCCCGCGGCGCGCATCGTGTACGGCACCTACGGCCATCTGGACGCCGCGCGCGACAACGCCGTGCTGCTGCCTTCGTATTACATGGGGGACCACCGCGGCTACGAGTGGCTCATCGGGCAGGGACGGGCGCTCGACACCACGCGGCTCTTCCTCGTGGTCACCGAACTGTTCGGCAACGGCCACTCGTCGTCGCCAAGTAATACGCCCGAGCCGTACCACGGGCCGCGCTTTCCGGTCACGACCATCCGCGACAATGTCGAGGCCGTGCACCGGCTGCTCACCGAAGAGTTGAAGATCACGCACGTGCGCGCCGTGATCGGGTTCTCGATGGGGGCGCAGCAGGCGTTCCAGTGGGCGGTGAGCTACCCCGACTTCGCCGACCGCGTGGTGGCCACCTCGGGCACCGCCAAGACGTACGGGCACGGCATCGTGCGCCTCGAAGGGCAGATCGCCGCGATTACCGCCGACCAGACGTTCCACGGCGGCGACTATACCACCGAGCCCGAGAAGGGGCTCGAGGCGTTCGGCCTGGTGTGGGCGGGCTGGCTCTACTCGCAGGAGTGGTGGCGCCGCGAACTGTGGCGCACCAACTCGCCTCCGGGCACCACGTTCGCGCAGGTGCTGGAGAACTTCCGCACGCACTTCCTGCCGGGCGCCGACGCCAACGACGTGATCCTGCAGGCGCGCACGTGGGAACGGCACGACGTGGGCAACACGCCGGGTTTCGGCGGCAGCGTCGAGGCCGCGCTGCGCTCGATCAAGGTGCCGTTCCTGTACATGCCGTCGGCCACCGACCTCTATTTTCCCGTCGGCGACGCGCGCTACGAAGCGCAGTTCATGCGCACGGTGTCGTTGGTGCCCATCCCGTCGCTCTGGGGCCACCCCGCGGGCGCCGGCGCGAGTCCGGCCGACCTGAAGTTCCTCAACGACAAGATCGGGCGGTTCCTGGCCGGCGAGACGGTCACCGCCGGGCCCGAGCGGTAG
- a CDS encoding isoprenylcysteine carboxylmethyltransferase family protein: MEPPTTRHSAPTAARPDSAGVRFPPPLIFLLAFAAGWGLQRLRPMTLLPRDEARVAALVLVVAWVGLTAWTLTCFRRHHTSVVPVKPTTALIVKGPFRITRNPLYLGMLMLYAGVALWFDALWPFVLLLPLVLVIQQYAIRREERYLARTFGDAYRAYTGRVRRWI; this comes from the coding sequence ATGGAGCCCCCCACCACGCGGCACAGCGCGCCCACGGCGGCGCGGCCCGACAGCGCGGGCGTGCGGTTTCCACCCCCGCTCATCTTCCTGCTCGCGTTCGCCGCCGGGTGGGGCCTCCAGCGGCTGCGCCCGATGACGCTGCTGCCGCGCGACGAAGCGCGTGTTGCCGCGCTCGTGCTCGTCGTGGCGTGGGTGGGGCTCACGGCGTGGACGCTGACCTGCTTTCGCCGCCACCATACGAGCGTCGTGCCCGTGAAGCCCACCACGGCGCTGATCGTCAAGGGGCCCTTCCGGATCACGCGCAATCCGCTGTATCTGGGAATGCTCATGCTCTATGCCGGCGTGGCGCTCTGGTTCGACGCGCTCTGGCCGTTCGTCCTGCTGTTGCCGCTCGTGCTCGTGATCCAGCAGTACGCGATCCGGCGCGAGGAGCGTTACCTGGCGCGCACGTTCGGCGACGCGTACCGCGCCTACACGGGGCGCGTGCGCCGCTGGATCTGA